In Planococcus versutus, the DNA window ATTTGGTCGTTATGGTAGTCATTGTTTCAATTATTGGCTATGGCGGAATTCGTGTAGCGAACGGGGAAATGACTACAGGATCACTCGTCGCTTTTCTACTGTATTTATTTCAAATTATTGTGCCAATGGCGACATTCGCTCGATTTTTCACAGAGCTTCAAAAAGCCAGAGGCGCAACGGAACGCATTATTGGTATTCTAGAATTGCCGCTCGAAGAACCAGTTCAACAACCAGCTTTGAGTATTGATGGAAAAACTTTGTGCGTAGATAAGTTGAGCTTTTCGTATGATGAAGGAGAACCAGTGTTACAAGATGTGTCGTTTAAAGCGCGACCTGGTGAAATGATTGCTTTTGCAGGTCCAAGTGGTGGAGGGAAAACAACCGTTTTCGGTTTGATTGAACGATTTTACGAACCATCTTCAGGTGAGATTTCTATCGGAACAGTTCCAATTCAAGAAATTTCAATCGCTTCTTGGCGAGACCAAATTGGCTATGTATCTCAAGAAAGTGCAATGGTTGGCGGAACTGTTAGAGAAAATTTAACTTATGGATTGCCAAACGCTCAAGCGATTGAAACAGAAGAGTTGTGGCGCGTCACTCGTATGGCATATGCCGAAGATTTCATTCGACAATTTCCTAATGGATTAGACACAGAAGTAGGAGAACGTGGTATTAAATTATCAGGTGGACAGCGTCAACGAATTGCGATTGCACGTGCCTTTTTACGTGATCCCAAAATTTTAATGATGGACGAAGCGACAGCGAGTCTAGACAGTCAGTCAGAGGGAATTGTCCAACAAGCTTTGAGTCGTTTAATGGATGGCAGAACTACGTTAGTGATTGCTCATCGTTTATCGACGATTGTCGATGCGGATAAGATTGTTTTTATTGAAAAAGGACGTGTGACTGGAGTTGGCACACATCAAGAACTGATTGCTACGCACTCACTTTATCGTAACTTTGCCGAACAACAATTAACTTGATAGTACTGCTTGACCTTGACGCAACGTCAAGGTGTGAAGTGAGTTTATCAGGAGGGGGAGAAATGGAATACACCGTGCAAAACTTCTCGCTAAACGCATGCAACTCGATCTCTTGATCACCAATATGGAAAAACCATTTCCACAAAACAAGAAACAAGCATCATGATAGACAAAGAGAAATTTCAGGGGGTTAAGCAAAAGCTAGTCGACGATAACGAGCAACGATATGGCAATGAAATCCGTGAGAAATTTGGCGACCAATTGATCGATCAATCGAATGCCAAGATGTTAAATATGAGTCGAGAGAAATACCGAGAATTTATGGAGCTGGAGCAACAAGTAGTAGATCACTTAGTTGATGCGATAAAAACGAATGACTCATCAAGTGATGCAGCACAACAAACAGTTAGATTGCATCAACAGTTAGCCAAGTTACAGTAAAAGAGCGCATCGAGGACTTGTAGAAATGTATGTAGCAGACGAGCGATTTGTTGCGTATTGCGATAACGTACAGTCAGGTGCTGCCCAATTCTTGAGAGACACGATCGCATCATATAAGGTTAATAGCAGGCGGTCCGGTTTATGGGCTGCCTGTCTTTTTTATGTGGTATTCATTGGGAGTGGAAAGCCTTTTTTTGCTAAGCGTGCGTAAACTTTTTTTACCGTGCATAAGGATCTGTGGACCGTGCGTAAGTTTCGTCAAACGTGCATAAACTTCTAGAAGCGTGCATAACGCTCCAAAAATTAAAAGAACCCAGCTAGTCTGTCTTACACCCGTCGAATCTACACGGCTGCTTCTGCTTTTCTGATTGTCTAGCTCCAGCAGCCAGATTCTAGGGTCATAAGTCACTCCGGCTGTGCGGCTGAAAACATGCCACTTCGCCAGAGCGTCTTATGCCCGTCGAATCTACACGGCTGCTTCTGCTTTTCGTGTTTACAAACCCTTAACAATTGTTTACATCCTTGTCATGGCATCTTCACAAGCAGTTGGTATACTGGGGTCAATTCAGCAACTGTCAACGATTCGTTTTAATCGAAAAGGAGAGGTTTGCATGCAGGAGAAGAAAAAGAAAGCGCCAATTGTTAAGGTCATGTCGTTTAATATTGCTCATGGTTTAGGAATGGACGGGAGAGTTGATTTAGAGCGGACTGCAGAAGTAATTGAAGATTCGTGTGCGAACATTATTGCCTTGCAGGAAGTTGATCGCTATTTTTCGGATCGCAGCTCATTTATGGATCAAGTGGGATGGTTGAGTGAACGACTTGGAATGTATGCGGCTTACGGGCCCAATATAAACATTGCACCGCAAGATTCAAGGCGTTCGAACCATCAGTACGGCAATGTGATATTAAGTAAGTCTCCAATCATATTTAGTGAAAATCACTTGCTAACACAAGTGTACTGTCCTTTTGGTAATAATGAACAGCGTGGTATGTTAGAGACTGTTATTGAGATAGAAGGCAGTTACGTGAGCGTCTTTAATACACATCTAGCCTTAAAAGAAGATGAGCTCGCGACAAGTGTCGATGAAATGTTAATGATTTTCAAAAACAGTCATTTCCCAAAGATTATTGCGGGTGATTTTAATGCCGCTCCTTCAAGTATTCATATGCAAAAGCTTCATCATCGTGTTAAAGATGTCTTTTTGAAAATGAAACGCGGAGATTCCTACACGTATCCCTCTCCTTACGTGAGTAGTGTATCAGGCGAAGTATTCCAGCCTGCTACACGGATTGACTATATTTTTGCCGATCATTATGTGGAAGTTATTCAAGTAGCAACTATTAAAACCGCGGTTTCTGATCACTTGCCAATTGTCGCAGACATGATCTTGACGAATGTTAAAGTGAATGATAAGGTCCGTGCAGCAAAAGTTCACATAACTGTATAACTGTATTCACGCAACTAGAAACCGGCGGCTCTACTAAAGAGCTTCTGGTTTTTTCTGTGTAAGTTTTCCTATCCGTTTATTTCCATTTTCATCTGTTGACTCCATATGCTATAAGCTAAAGTCACGCTGATAAGACTTGGCATTCGTGGTTAAGCGGGAAAATTGTTAAAATGAATATATGTAGATATAAGGAGAGGACAAAATGGGACATGATCATGATCATTTTGAAACTGTAAGAAGTGGTAACAAAAAAGCGTTAGCTACTGCACTTGTCATAACAGCAGGTATTATGCTAGTTGAATTTTTCGGTGGACTTTTTACAAATAGCTTGGCATTGATTGCAGATAGCGGTCATATGTTGTCGGATACGGTTTCACTAGCACTTAGTTTGTTAGCCATTTGGTTTGCAGGAAGAGCTGTATCGGCTAAAAAGACGTATGGCTCTTATCGTTTTGAAATTATTACAGCTTTTATTAACGGCATTACTTTGTTTGTTATGGCGGGGATTATCATATATGAAGCCGTTCAGCGATTGTACGAACCTGCAGAAGTCCAAGGTGGGTGGATGTTGATAATTGCTGCCATCGGACTTTTAGCTAATTTGTTGAGCGCTTGGGTGTTAAATCGTGGCGCTGACGTTGACGGTAACTTAAATATGAAAAGTGCCTACATGCATATTATTGGAGATGCCTTAGGTTCGGTTGGAGCAATAGTTGCCGGATTGCTTATCTTGTTGTTCGATTGGACGATAGCCGATCCGCTTATTTCGATCGCGGTTGCATTATTAATATTGCGTAGTGCATGGGGAATTTTGCAGAACAGTCTTCATATTTTGATGGAAGGGACGCCGGAAGAAATTGATACACAAGAAGTAGAAAAGCGACTTCTTGAAATTGAGGGTGTATTAGCTGTTCACGATTTGCATATTTGGACAATCACTTCAGGAATGGATCTTTTCACTTGTCATATTGATGTTGATATGGATATAGACGAACAAGAAGTTTTGCAACAAGCAATAAAGTTAGTGCATGATAGTTGCGGAATTGAACACACCACAATTCAAATTGAAAAGCCAAAAATTGTACATCCTTCACTAAAAGTATAACTAGAGTAATTTTCTTATTTATAGAGTGAGGGAACCTCTTTTTTTCATGGTAAACTAAACATAAAAATTAGATGGAAAGGAGCAGCGAGTATGACAGAAAACCAGTGGCTTAAATTGCACGCGCAATCCTTAGAATGGGTAAAAGCACAATTGAATCCAACCGCAAAAGTTCTAGACGTTTACTCATTAAAAGGTGGAACTTCTTCAACTCTTTTAGAGTTACTTGTCCAAGAAGAAGATCAACAACGTTTTTATGTATTACGTCTTTTTCATAAAGCGGATTGGTTAGCAAAAGAACCTGATTTAGCAAAGCATGAAGCAGAAAGCCTTCAGTATGCAAAAAGAGCAGGTCTTGCGGTTCCTCGTTTGATTGCCTATGATGAAACAGGCGAAAATAGTGGGATGCCTGCGGTGTTAATGACCAAAATGCCTGGTTCTGTCGTACTTCAGCCCTCTAATGATGAGCAATGGCTTGATAGCTTGGCAGCGACACTAGCAAAATTACACCAGACAAAAGTAGACAATTTTTCTTATGACTACTTTTCGTATAACGATGTGTTCTTATTGGAAAAGCCTATTTGGTCGAAATTTCAACATGATTGGATGCGTGCTTTTTATATCGTCTCTGGGGGCCGTCCTTCATTTCAAGAATGTTTTATCCACAGAGATTTTCACCCAGCCAATATCCTTTGGGAAGATCGACAAGTAAGTGCTATCGTCGATTGGGTCAATGCGTGTCGAGGTCCAGCTGGAATTGATATTGGACATTGCCGAGTTAATTTGGCTCAACTGTACGGCATTTCTGTTGCGAATGATTTTTTGACGGCTTATGAGCGTCATGCGGGAAGTTCGTTTACTTATGATCCTTATTGGGACCTTCTGTCATTGACGGATACACTTGATGGTTCACCTACTGTTTACCCTGGCTGGAAAGTGTTTGGCATGAAAGGTCTGTCAGATGAATTGATGCGTCACCGTTTAGATGATTATTTATTGAGTTTGCTCGATCGTTTTGACGATTTTTAAGAGCAAATGAGAAGTTGTTAAATTCGTTCTGAGGTTTGATTTCTCCGATAAAGGCAATATACAACAATAAGTGAGTTTTTTGAGGAGGAAATCAAATGACAGATGGACAACTAAAAAAGTTAAAAAAGCAGTTAGAAGAACAGGTAGCATCACTAGAAGAACGCGTTGAACAGACAGACGAGTTTGAGACAACAGAGCTTTCAAATTATGACAACCATCCAGCTGATAACGCAACAGATCTATACGATCAAGAGCGCGGTTTGGCGATGACTCAATTTAAAGAAGAAGAATTAGAAGAAGCAAAAGCTGCACTAGCTGCAATTGAAGAAGGCACATATGGAACCTGTTCGGTTTGTGGGAAAGACATTCCGTTTGAACGGTTAGAAGCATTGCCTACAGCCTTAACATGCATCGACCATGCAGACCATGACTTAGATTTGGAAAGTCGCCCTTCTGAGGAAGACGTGCTTCAAGCTTCTACAAAACAGCCTGTCAAAAAAGAAGACGGCGCTATTCGAGATGATGAAGATAGCTTTGAAGAAGTAGAAGATTTTGGATCATCCGATACGCCACAAGATCAACCAAATGAAAATTCAGAGAAGTTCTTTAAAGATGAGGATTAATCGTAAAACCCTTGCTAGCTTTGAGTAGCAAGGGTTTTAAAACGAAATCGTATTTCCCGGGAAATACGATGGTGAGGAGAACGACTATGGGTGAGTTACTGAAAGAAATTTATGCCTTAGAATGTAGCCACATCGATCCAGAAGTTCGGATTTCTGCTGAAAAGCTTGGCAATGTGCTAGATGACGATTTTTTTGAATTTGGCAGTTCTGGTGGCCTCATAAAGCGCTCGGATTATAAAGAGGATCATCAGTTAAGTCCGGATCCAATGGAGATTAAATTTTTCGACATGCATGAATTGGGACCAGACGCTGTTCTCACCACTTATCAAGTACATAACCGGAATACGGGAAGACTAACAAATCGTAGTTCTATTTGGAAAAAGCGAGAGAATGGCTGGAAACTGTTTTTTCACCAAGGGACAGTTTCTGCTGGAGATGTGTTTAACTAAGAGAACAAAAGGATATTTACGTAAGAGAACTATTTTGTTGAAGGAGGAACTCAGATGAAACACGCCGTCGTATTATTTGATGGAGATTGCAATTTTTGCGACTCAAGCGTTAAATTTATTATAAATCATGATCCAGCTGCTTATTTTCAGTTTGCTTCATTGCAAAGTGAAGTCGGCCAAGAACTGACTAGAAAACACAAGGTTCCTGATGATGTAGACAGTTTGGTCCTTATACAAGACGGGCAAGCTTATGTAAAATCTGAAGGAGCTTTAATGATTTCACATCATTTAACGGGTCTTTGGAAACTGGCGCATTACTTGAAGCCGTTTCCTCGAGCACTTCGAGATGGAGCATACGATGTTATTGCCAAAAACCGTTACAAAGTGTTTGGGAAACTAGACAGTTGTACGTTGCCACCACCTCACGTCCGAAAACGATTTTTGGATAAGTAAATGCAAAATCCCGAACTAGATTTTTCTAGTTCGGGGTTTTTTGACTGAGACGACATTAGCAATCTTCAACAAAAATTAGATAGTCGCCAATATTTGTTAGCAGTTGGACCGGCCATAAAAGCCAATCCTTCACTTTCGGATTGATGAAGTTCTGTCCATTCTGTTTCGTTGTCTAGTTTTAAATACACTTCGTGGTTAGGTGATTGATCATGTACGCTAATGACGTCATAGATGCCATTACGGTGAAAGCTAGCGGATAGTTTATAATCAATGGCTGGTGAAGTAGTAAGTGGATTTCCAACGCTATGCGTTAACACTAGTGAGCATTTAGAGTCTGATGTTACGGTTTTTTTCAAATTGATTTTTTCGTCTGAAGCGACATCTGCTTTGCTGAACTTTTTTCGCCAATTGTAGCCAATTGTCGGACCAACGTTTTTATCCCATGTCAAAGTAGGCAGAGTGTCTTGAAAAGACACAGTAAACTTAACGTGCGTCCGGGATTGCGTAGCTTCCGGATCAAATTTTCGGTCGTCTCCTTTAAAATAGTGAAAAGGTGACAACAAATTCGGATTTTTTAATAGGCTATCTGGCAAGAAAGTGTTGTAACGGAAATGCCAAATAGGGTGCTTGACTTGTTCTTCTGTATCATTCAATAATGATTGAAGAGGTGCTATTTTTTTAGTTATCCAAAACTCTTCCATCGCTGCTTTTTCGGGGGGAGAGCTTGGATTTAAAGATCCAAAGAGTTTGTTCAAAGTAAATGGTTTCTTTCCATCGTTTTCGTTAGATTTTGTGACAGGACGTTTTCCACGCACCCAATACGTAAAATGTTGTTCGTTTGAAACAGCACGATCGGTATATTGATTTTTTTCCACCGTTTCGATCCATTCACTATTTCGATAAATATCGAAAGTCGTGATGTCGTCAATTTTTCCCCATGCTAAAGAGATTCGACTTTCTGAAACAATTGTTGTTATCACCAATTCCGCCAACCGGTTCATGCTATCAATTTGACGATTTTCAGTGCCGGTTTGCATCTTGATTTTGTCCATCCATTTTCCAGATCCATCTAAGCGTTCAATGGTATACGTATACAATTCTCCTTCGATCAATCCTTCATCTTTGAAAAAATTTTGAGTCCCCGTATAAACGACTTGGTCTCCTCTTTTGACTCGACAGACATCTTCTGTGCTAGACCACCGAAAATAAATTAACGTATCAGATTGCTCTACTACAATAATATCTATAGCGTGTTGCATTTCTACACCTCCAGAATGTATTAATAAGGATATACCCCATTTAAAATAAGATGAACTCTTTTCTCTAACTTATATAGAAACAACGAATTTATCTGTATAATGAAAACACATAAAGCTGCTTAAGCAGATAGACAATGAACAACGAACAAAGGGGGATTTTAGTGGGAAACAAAGAACAAGTAAAAAAATTCGGTAACTTTGATGAAGTTGCTAGTCATATATTGGCGTTATTGAGTAAACAAATTGGCATAAACTCTTTGTTTATTGCTAAAAACGATGGTCAGACAAATGATATTCTTAAAGTACACAACAAAAAGAAAACTCTTGTTGAAGAAGGAAGTTCAATGCCACTTTCTCAATCGTACTGCAACTTGAGTGTCAATCACGGTAGCCAACCACTCGTTATAGAAGATGTTTCAGAAAATGAGTTGACTCGATCTATGAAAGTTACTGAAAACTTCGGTCGCGGCACATTTGTTGGTATTCCTGTTTATTACAGTGATCACACAGTGTACGGAACTATTTGTGGTTTAGATGATCAAACTTACAGCTTCTCTGAAGAAGACTTGACTACTTTTGAAACCATGTCAACATTGCTCACTTATGTATTAGAGCTTGAAAAAGCGAACCAACAAATTCAAACTTTAACTGCGCCTATCGTTCCTATAATGAAAGGAGTGGCGATTGTTCCCGTCATCGGTGAGATTACGGATTCTCGAGCAGAATTTATTATCAAACACATTCTTGAGAAATGCAGTATCGAACCGATGGATCATTTGATTATTGATGTTTCGGGAGTCCACCAAATCAACTCCGTCGTTGGAGAGTACTTATTAAAAATAGTAAATATTCTTAAAGTGATTGGTGTAACACCGGTTATTACAGGCATCCAGCCTTATATGGCAGTAAAAGTCCCTCATTTTGCAAGTGCTTTAAAAGGTGTATTGATAGAAGCTAATTTAGAAGCCGCTTTAAAACGGCTTGGATTTATAGTAATGAAAGAATCTAAATAAAAACCAGACTTTCACGAAAGAAAGTCTGGTTTTTATTTGGATAGATCGTAGACAAAAGAATTTCTATGTTGTTTAAAGAATGAATATTCTCCTCTTTTTAGGTATACAGGATTCTTCGCTCCATGCAGACGCTTTGAGGTCTCGTAACGTCGTTTCTTCTTTTGCAAGAGCACGTTTGGCCTTTCGCCACATACTCACCGGTCTGGCCACGTAAACTCTCTTGTGCAGCGGAAGCTAAAGCTGAGCTCACAAAAAGCAGAGTGGCTAGAGCGATTGAGTTGTATACAATTATTCATTTTGTTTTGATTAAGTTTCTTTATCAAAAAAGACGTGTTGTAGTTCCCACGAATCACCAATTTCTAATAAACCAAAAGAAAATTGTGCTTGTCTTCTTTTATCTGTAGGAGAGCCAGGATTAAATAATGTTATACCGTCAACTTCACGCATTACCGGTGTGTGTGAATGACCAAAGACAATGATGTCGACGTGGTCGTTACGGAATGTATCGTAAGCTTGCTGTTCAGTAGGCTTGCGGTCTCCATCGCCGTGTACAACGCCGATTTTCAATCCATCAAATGTGAAGATCTTTTTACGTCCGAATTTTTCGAGAATATCCCACGGATCGACATTGCCAGTAACGCCATCGGTTTCAGCATATGCTGCTAAT includes these proteins:
- a CDS encoding ABC transporter ATP-binding protein, producing the protein MKKKEIGFKPFISLLLSLKIPKSALAVGLIASLITTLVGLIVPLLTKNLVDGFSLASLSVPLILGIALAFIVQAVINGVSIYLLSMVGQRVVAGLRERMWAKLIRLRVSYFDQHSSGETVSRVVNDTGIVRNLITDHFPSFITGMISIIGAVIILVILDWKMTLLIMLSVPLTVIVMVPLGRQMAKISRNLQDETAHFTGHVQQTLGEIRLMKSSTAENTEEARGVEGIDKLFKLGMKEAKIYALIAPLMYLVVMVVIVSIIGYGGIRVANGEMTTGSLVAFLLYLFQIIVPMATFARFFTELQKARGATERIIGILELPLEEPVQQPALSIDGKTLCVDKLSFSYDEGEPVLQDVSFKARPGEMIAFAGPSGGGKTTVFGLIERFYEPSSGEISIGTVPIQEISIASWRDQIGYVSQESAMVGGTVRENLTYGLPNAQAIETEELWRVTRMAYAEDFIRQFPNGLDTEVGERGIKLSGGQRQRIAIARAFLRDPKILMMDEATASLDSQSEGIVQQALSRLMDGRTTLVIAHRLSTIVDADKIVFIEKGRVTGVGTHQELIATHSLYRNFAEQQLT
- a CDS encoding TipAS antibiotic-recognition domain-containing protein gives rise to the protein MIDKEKFQGVKQKLVDDNEQRYGNEIREKFGDQLIDQSNAKMLNMSREKYREFMELEQQVVDHLVDAIKTNDSSSDAAQQTVRLHQQLAKLQ
- a CDS encoding TipAS antibiotic-recognition domain-containing protein, with the protein product MYVADERFVAYCDNVQSGAAQFLRDTIASYKVNSRRSGLWAACLFYVVFIGSGKPFFAKRA
- a CDS encoding endonuclease/exonuclease/phosphatase family protein translates to MRLKTCHFARASYARRIYTAASAFRVYKPLTIVYILVMASSQAVGILGSIQQLSTIRFNRKGEVCMQEKKKKAPIVKVMSFNIAHGLGMDGRVDLERTAEVIEDSCANIIALQEVDRYFSDRSSFMDQVGWLSERLGMYAAYGPNINIAPQDSRRSNHQYGNVILSKSPIIFSENHLLTQVYCPFGNNEQRGMLETVIEIEGSYVSVFNTHLALKEDELATSVDEMLMIFKNSHFPKIIAGDFNAAPSSIHMQKLHHRVKDVFLKMKRGDSYTYPSPYVSSVSGEVFQPATRIDYIFADHYVEVIQVATIKTAVSDHLPIVADMILTNVKVNDKVRAAKVHITV
- a CDS encoding cation diffusion facilitator family transporter; the encoded protein is MGHDHDHFETVRSGNKKALATALVITAGIMLVEFFGGLFTNSLALIADSGHMLSDTVSLALSLLAIWFAGRAVSAKKTYGSYRFEIITAFINGITLFVMAGIIIYEAVQRLYEPAEVQGGWMLIIAAIGLLANLLSAWVLNRGADVDGNLNMKSAYMHIIGDALGSVGAIVAGLLILLFDWTIADPLISIAVALLILRSAWGILQNSLHILMEGTPEEIDTQEVEKRLLEIEGVLAVHDLHIWTITSGMDLFTCHIDVDMDIDEQEVLQQAIKLVHDSCGIEHTTIQIEKPKIVHPSLKV
- a CDS encoding phosphotransferase family protein, whose product is MTENQWLKLHAQSLEWVKAQLNPTAKVLDVYSLKGGTSSTLLELLVQEEDQQRFYVLRLFHKADWLAKEPDLAKHEAESLQYAKRAGLAVPRLIAYDETGENSGMPAVLMTKMPGSVVLQPSNDEQWLDSLAATLAKLHQTKVDNFSYDYFSYNDVFLLEKPIWSKFQHDWMRAFYIVSGGRPSFQECFIHRDFHPANILWEDRQVSAIVDWVNACRGPAGIDIGHCRVNLAQLYGISVANDFLTAYERHAGSSFTYDPYWDLLSLTDTLDGSPTVYPGWKVFGMKGLSDELMRHRLDDYLLSLLDRFDDF
- a CDS encoding TraR/DksA C4-type zinc finger protein, which translates into the protein MTDGQLKKLKKQLEEQVASLEERVEQTDEFETTELSNYDNHPADNATDLYDQERGLAMTQFKEEELEEAKAALAAIEEGTYGTCSVCGKDIPFERLEALPTALTCIDHADHDLDLESRPSEEDVLQASTKQPVKKEDGAIRDDEDSFEEVEDFGSSDTPQDQPNENSEKFFKDED
- a CDS encoding DUF4440 domain-containing protein translates to MGELLKEIYALECSHIDPEVRISAEKLGNVLDDDFFEFGSSGGLIKRSDYKEDHQLSPDPMEIKFFDMHELGPDAVLTTYQVHNRNTGRLTNRSSIWKKRENGWKLFFHQGTVSAGDVFN
- a CDS encoding thiol-disulfide oxidoreductase DCC family protein is translated as MKHAVVLFDGDCNFCDSSVKFIINHDPAAYFQFASLQSEVGQELTRKHKVPDDVDSLVLIQDGQAYVKSEGALMISHHLTGLWKLAHYLKPFPRALRDGAYDVIAKNRYKVFGKLDSCTLPPPHVRKRFLDK
- a CDS encoding DUF3238 domain-containing protein — translated: MQHAIDIIVVEQSDTLIYFRWSSTEDVCRVKRGDQVVYTGTQNFFKDEGLIEGELYTYTIERLDGSGKWMDKIKMQTGTENRQIDSMNRLAELVITTIVSESRISLAWGKIDDITTFDIYRNSEWIETVEKNQYTDRAVSNEQHFTYWVRGKRPVTKSNENDGKKPFTLNKLFGSLNPSSPPEKAAMEEFWITKKIAPLQSLLNDTEEQVKHPIWHFRYNTFLPDSLLKNPNLLSPFHYFKGDDRKFDPEATQSRTHVKFTVSFQDTLPTLTWDKNVGPTIGYNWRKKFSKADVASDEKINLKKTVTSDSKCSLVLTHSVGNPLTTSPAIDYKLSASFHRNGIYDVISVHDQSPNHEVYLKLDNETEWTELHQSESEGLAFMAGPTANKYWRLSNFC
- a CDS encoding STAS domain-containing protein; this encodes MNNEQRGILVGNKEQVKKFGNFDEVASHILALLSKQIGINSLFIAKNDGQTNDILKVHNKKKTLVEEGSSMPLSQSYCNLSVNHGSQPLVIEDVSENELTRSMKVTENFGRGTFVGIPVYYSDHTVYGTICGLDDQTYSFSEEDLTTFETMSTLLTYVLELEKANQQIQTLTAPIVPIMKGVAIVPVIGEITDSRAEFIIKHILEKCSIEPMDHLIIDVSGVHQINSVVGEYLLKIVNILKVIGVTPVITGIQPYMAVKVPHFASALKGVLIEANLEAALKRLGFIVMKESK
- a CDS encoding metallophosphoesterase family protein; translated protein: MKKIVIVSDTHIPFRAKKLPKPLVEACENADFIIHAGDWQTMDVYHELAAYAETDGVTGNVDPWDILEKFGRKKIFTFDGLKIGVVHGDGDRKPTEQQAYDTFRNDHVDIIVFGHSHTPVMREVDGITLFNPGSPTDKRRQAQFSFGLLEIGDSWELQHVFFDKET